From a region of the Actinopolymorpha singaporensis genome:
- a CDS encoding VOC family protein produces the protein MGDNDRLTARQFQQAGGLEDWRVLRFGASAWFGTRSHTEGAALVRRIAELPVDGGSAPEIDLRAHGVHVRLCTDGYPGFTRADLAAARAISVAARDLGLAADPSVPQVMQLAIDTLDRASAMAFWRSVMRYEQLGDDVLMDPMRRDPRFWFQQQDLPRPLRNRIHVDVAHPHRLALRAVEMARAAGGRTAYAGEYYGTLADTDGNEVDVIPLVPEDTLGDDPDTADWRVLFGGMTFYPVDSRAGAADLAVAVAALADDAGLPLLVDLRADGVTIDTGKDQWEEERFPVLARRVQSAARNQGLTADTDRLRFVQFGIDAVDIPAVRDFWKAVLGYEYDPRPGVTDIYDPHRLNPPIFFQQMPATEEARRRQRNRLHIDVYVPDDQAQARIDAAVAAGGRIVYDDEAPEWWTLADAEGNEVDIAVMVGREELWVAARSNAD, from the coding sequence ATGGGTGACAACGATCGGCTGACGGCGAGGCAGTTCCAGCAAGCTGGTGGGCTCGAGGACTGGCGGGTGCTCAGGTTCGGCGCGAGCGCGTGGTTCGGGACTCGGTCGCACACCGAAGGCGCCGCACTGGTCCGGCGGATCGCCGAACTGCCCGTCGACGGCGGCAGCGCACCTGAAATCGACCTCCGAGCGCATGGAGTGCACGTGAGGTTGTGCACAGATGGCTACCCCGGGTTCACCCGCGCCGACCTGGCAGCGGCGCGCGCGATCTCCGTGGCCGCACGCGACCTCGGCCTGGCCGCCGACCCGTCCGTGCCCCAGGTGATGCAACTCGCCATTGACACTCTCGACAGAGCCTCGGCGATGGCGTTCTGGCGTTCCGTCATGAGATACGAACAGCTTGGGGACGACGTCCTCATGGACCCGATGCGCCGGGACCCGCGGTTCTGGTTTCAGCAGCAGGACCTGCCGCGGCCACTGCGCAACCGAATCCACGTCGACGTCGCCCACCCGCACCGGTTGGCCCTGCGGGCGGTGGAGATGGCCAGGGCAGCAGGTGGCCGCACCGCGTACGCCGGTGAGTACTACGGCACGCTCGCCGACACCGACGGCAACGAAGTGGACGTCATCCCGCTGGTGCCCGAGGACACCCTCGGCGACGACCCGGACACCGCCGACTGGCGCGTGCTGTTCGGCGGGATGACGTTCTACCCGGTCGACTCGCGCGCAGGAGCGGCCGACCTCGCAGTTGCCGTGGCCGCGCTTGCCGACGACGCGGGACTGCCACTCCTGGTGGACCTGCGCGCGGACGGCGTAACGATCGACACCGGCAAGGACCAGTGGGAGGAGGAGAGGTTCCCAGTCCTGGCCCGCCGGGTCCAGTCGGCCGCACGCAACCAGGGCTTGACGGCGGACACCGACCGCCTGCGCTTCGTGCAGTTCGGCATCGACGCCGTCGACATCCCCGCCGTCCGTGACTTCTGGAAGGCCGTCCTCGGATACGAGTACGACCCGAGGCCAGGGGTCACCGACATCTACGACCCACACCGGCTCAACCCGCCGATCTTCTTCCAGCAGATGCCGGCGACGGAGGAGGCCCGCCGCAGGCAACGCAACCGCCTGCACATCGACGTGTACGTTCCCGACGACCAGGCACAAGCCCGCATCGACGCGGCCGTCGCGGCCGGCGGCCGCATCGTGTACGACGACGAGGCACCTGAGTGGTGGACGCTCGCGGACGCCGAGGGCAACGAGGTGGACATCGCCGTCATGGTTGGCCGGGAGGAGCTCTGGGTCGCCGCTCGTTCGAACGCCGACTGA
- a CDS encoding GNAT family N-acetyltransferase, whose product MGTIHTGVVTMPLTVRDMTEADLPELACFYSRFYLEKMPAELERARTGVVDHLVVCTPAGVPVGKGAINWDEIPGAGVISTLSVRVELRSVGIGTVLIRAAEERIRARGLSRAEIGAEENNPRARALYERLGYVAYGCEPASWDQEDSDGTVRKYETTCTLLRKDL is encoded by the coding sequence ATGGGGACCATCCACACAGGTGTCGTCACGATGCCGCTGACGGTACGGGACATGACCGAGGCCGACCTTCCGGAGCTCGCCTGCTTCTACTCGCGGTTCTACCTGGAGAAGATGCCTGCGGAACTCGAGCGGGCGCGCACGGGCGTCGTCGACCATCTGGTGGTGTGCACGCCGGCCGGAGTACCGGTTGGGAAGGGCGCGATCAACTGGGACGAGATTCCCGGGGCCGGGGTGATCTCCACCTTGTCCGTACGTGTCGAGCTGCGTTCGGTCGGGATCGGGACGGTGCTGATCCGGGCGGCCGAGGAGCGGATCCGGGCACGCGGCCTGTCCCGGGCCGAGATCGGCGCGGAGGAGAACAACCCGAGGGCTCGCGCGCTGTACGAACGGCTGGGCTACGTGGCGTACGGCTGCGAACCCGCGTCCTGGGACCAGGAGGACTCCGACGGCACCGTCCGGAAGTACGAAACCACCTGCACCCTCCTCCGCAAGGACCTCTGA